One genomic region from Haloprofundus salinisoli encodes:
- a CDS encoding 50S ribosomal protein L15e → MAKSFYSHIKDAWKTPGDGKLAELQWQRKQEWRRQGAIERIERPTRLDKARELGYKAKQGIVVVRVSVRKGNARKRRHKAGRRSKRQGVNRIGRRKSIQRIAEERASRKYVNLRLLNSYWVGEDGSQKWFEMILVDPNHPAIQNDDDLNWICSDKHKGRAFRGLTNEGKKNRGLNNRGKGTEHNRPSVTSGKSRGK, encoded by the coding sequence ATGGCAAAAAGCTTCTACTCCCACATCAAGGACGCGTGGAAGACCCCCGGCGACGGCAAACTCGCCGAACTCCAGTGGCAGCGAAAACAGGAATGGCGCCGACAGGGCGCAATCGAACGCATCGAGCGCCCGACGCGCCTCGACAAGGCCCGAGAACTCGGCTACAAGGCCAAGCAGGGTATCGTCGTCGTGCGCGTCTCGGTGCGCAAAGGTAACGCCCGCAAGCGCCGCCACAAGGCGGGTCGCCGCTCGAAGCGTCAGGGTGTCAACCGCATCGGTCGCCGCAAGAGCATCCAGCGCATTGCCGAGGAGCGCGCCTCCCGGAAGTACGTCAACCTCCGCCTGCTCAACTCCTACTGGGTCGGCGAGGACGGTTCGCAGAAGTGGTTCGAGATGATCCTCGTGGACCCGAACCACCCCGCGATTCAGAACGACGACGACCTCAACTGGATCTGCTCGGACAAGCACAAGGGTCGCGCCTTCCGCGGCCTCACCAACGAGGGCAAGAAGAACCGCGGCCTCAACAACCGCGGCAAAGGCACCGAGCACAACCGCCCGAGCGTCACCAGCGGCAAGAGTCGCGGCAAGTAA
- a CDS encoding sugar ABC transporter permease encodes MSLLDGVGRKLKEDAHNVVTTPIEALRDARYTVGAIRRGEVSPVKPLKSLGATIGALLLVSALLFPIYWILIAALSGTGGSIYSSSGLRLLPEQPSLVPFLWVIGDLIVPGYSISVNVPLSDLAVVFNTPQLVFLDVSAIEPRTVGRVVVGGVEMFPGFELAPVENPSTFKQFFGNSLSVAIPTVVLAMCLIIPASYALSRREFIFRRKILFLYVLLTQVGGGLGIALLIGLYTVYVQLGINDSKLALAVYYAATAVPFNTWLLKTYMDGIPVSYEEAAVVDGAPPWRVVTEVILPLSAAGLATVFIFTFLTGWTEFVVAQTLLGTDNYTLPVGLFSLVNEYSIPWARFSAFALTFAAPIMLVYLFAQRYIEGGLSFSGMEG; translated from the coding sequence GTGAGCCTCCTTGACGGCGTCGGCCGGAAACTGAAAGAGGACGCGCACAACGTCGTCACGACGCCTATCGAGGCGCTTCGTGACGCGCGCTACACCGTCGGTGCGATCCGGCGCGGCGAGGTGTCGCCGGTCAAACCGCTGAAGAGCCTCGGCGCGACCATCGGCGCGCTGCTTCTGGTGTCGGCGTTGTTGTTCCCCATCTACTGGATTCTCATCGCGGCACTGTCGGGTACCGGCGGCTCCATCTACTCGTCGAGCGGCCTGCGACTGCTGCCCGAGCAACCGTCGCTCGTGCCGTTTCTCTGGGTTATCGGCGACCTCATCGTCCCCGGATACTCCATCAGCGTCAACGTCCCACTGAGCGACCTCGCGGTCGTGTTCAACACGCCGCAACTCGTCTTCCTGGACGTGAGCGCGATCGAACCGCGGACGGTCGGTCGCGTCGTCGTCGGCGGCGTCGAGATGTTCCCCGGTTTCGAACTCGCGCCCGTCGAGAACCCCTCGACGTTCAAGCAGTTCTTCGGGAACAGCCTCTCGGTGGCGATTCCGACGGTCGTCCTGGCGATGTGTCTCATCATCCCGGCGTCGTACGCGCTGTCGCGCCGCGAGTTCATCTTCCGCCGCAAAATTCTGTTCCTCTACGTGCTGTTGACGCAGGTCGGCGGCGGCCTCGGCATCGCGCTGCTGATCGGACTGTACACGGTGTACGTCCAACTCGGCATCAACGACAGCAAACTCGCGCTCGCAGTCTACTACGCGGCGACGGCGGTGCCGTTCAACACGTGGCTGTTGAAAACGTACATGGATGGGATCCCCGTCTCCTACGAGGAGGCAGCCGTCGTCGACGGCGCGCCACCGTGGCGCGTCGTCACCGAGGTCATCCTGCCGCTGTCGGCGGCGGGGCTGGCGACGGTGTTCATCTTCACCTTCCTGACGGGGTGGACGGAGTTCGTCGTCGCACAGACGCTGCTCGGGACGGATAACTACACGTTGCCGGTGGGACTGTTCTCGCTCGTCAACGAGTACTCCATCCCGTGGGCGCGGTTTTCGGCGTTCGCGCTGACGTTCGCCGCACCCATCATGCTCGTCTACCTGTTCGCCCAGCGCTACATCGAGGGCGGCCTGTCGTTCAGCGGCATGGAAGGGTAG
- a CDS encoding carbohydrate ABC transporter permease has translation MSTVSRVARRVEDVPFLDKRDASLLFVLPGLFIFSAFMLFPILYLIGISFTDAAPSNLFAGEGALSVLTFGEATFIGIENYVDVLTDPVFWNSFGVTWLFVATSVTLKIALSLGIALVVTGERVRGKRVMRSLIILPMGLPAIFTITVWRGIFSSAQFGLANQILRSLGFDTVSWLSDRWMAFLAYNVTEAWLAYPFMVIITVSALQDVPDELHEAAMVDGAGYFSRFLHVTLPSIKKPVLFASILTAAASFQQFLIPFVFNEGGPARANELIVVYGYREALSFAEYGRGAAISIIAVVFIGAFMWLNVKRGRLADGVSDA, from the coding sequence ATGAGCACCGTTTCACGCGTTGCGCGGCGGGTCGAGGACGTTCCCTTCCTCGACAAGCGGGACGCGTCGCTTCTCTTCGTTCTGCCGGGACTGTTCATCTTCTCGGCGTTCATGCTGTTTCCGATACTGTACCTCATCGGCATCTCGTTCACGGACGCCGCGCCGTCGAACCTGTTCGCCGGCGAGGGTGCGCTGTCGGTTCTGACGTTCGGAGAGGCGACGTTCATCGGCATAGAGAACTACGTCGACGTACTCACGGATCCGGTCTTCTGGAACTCCTTCGGGGTGACGTGGCTGTTCGTCGCCACGAGCGTCACGCTGAAAATCGCACTGAGCCTCGGCATCGCACTCGTCGTCACCGGCGAGCGCGTCCGTGGCAAGCGCGTCATGCGCTCGCTCATCATTCTCCCGATGGGTTTGCCCGCGATTTTCACGATCACCGTCTGGCGCGGTATCTTCAGTTCCGCGCAGTTCGGGTTGGCCAACCAGATACTGCGTTCGCTCGGCTTCGACACCGTCTCGTGGTTGAGCGACCGCTGGATGGCGTTCCTGGCGTACAACGTCACGGAGGCGTGGCTGGCGTACCCGTTCATGGTCATCATCACCGTGAGCGCGCTCCAGGACGTCCCGGACGAACTGCACGAGGCGGCGATGGTCGACGGCGCGGGGTACTTCTCGCGCTTCCTACACGTCACACTCCCGTCTATCAAGAAGCCGGTGCTGTTCGCCTCCATCCTGACGGCGGCAGCGTCGTTCCAGCAGTTCCTCATCCCGTTCGTCTTCAACGAGGGCGGGCCGGCGAGAGCGAACGAACTCATCGTCGTCTACGGCTACCGCGAAGCGCTGTCGTTCGCCGAGTACGGCCGCGGGGCGGCGATTAGCATCATCGCCGTCGTCTTCATCGGCGCGTTCATGTGGCTCAACGTCAAACGCGGCCGCCTCGCCGACGGGGTGAGCGACGCGTGA
- a CDS encoding ABC transporter ATP-binding protein — protein sequence MGTVTLDNLRKEFDNGQIVAVDDVSLDVADGEFITVVGPSGCGKSTTLRMLAGLEQPTSGRITIDSEDVTNVHARKRDVAMVFQNYALYPHKTVRQNMAFGLRMSTDLSKDERRERVRETAEMMGIEELLDDRPNELSGGQKQRVALGRAIVREPDVFLFDEPLSNLDAKLRTTMRTEIQRLQNDLGTTSIYVTHDQEEAMTMGDRIVILKDGELQQVGAPKDVYQTPANKFVGGFVGSPSMNFIDVLAGVSGNTVRLEDDSGRFDYRLDAADYPSVSDGDRLSFGIRPEDVFVTDAPDGIEATVEVIEPIGSDNYLYLDLAPDFIARVDSSVEPEPDDSVAITFDESDAHLFDGTSGESLAYRRQTETVTTPSA from the coding sequence ATGGGAACTGTAACGCTCGATAATCTCAGAAAGGAGTTCGACAACGGCCAGATCGTCGCCGTCGACGACGTCTCCCTCGACGTCGCCGACGGCGAGTTCATCACCGTCGTCGGTCCCTCGGGGTGCGGGAAGTCGACGACGCTGCGGATGCTCGCGGGGTTAGAGCAACCGACCTCGGGGCGCATCACCATCGACAGCGAGGACGTGACGAACGTCCACGCCCGCAAGCGGGACGTGGCGATGGTGTTCCAGAACTACGCGCTCTACCCGCACAAGACGGTCAGACAGAACATGGCGTTCGGCCTCCGGATGAGCACCGACCTCTCGAAGGACGAACGGCGCGAACGCGTCCGCGAGACGGCCGAGATGATGGGCATCGAAGAGCTCCTCGACGACCGGCCGAACGAGCTCTCCGGCGGGCAGAAACAGCGCGTCGCCCTCGGCCGTGCTATCGTCCGCGAACCCGACGTGTTCCTCTTCGACGAACCGCTGTCGAACCTCGACGCGAAGCTCCGGACGACGATGCGAACCGAGATCCAGCGACTCCAGAACGACCTCGGTACCACGTCCATCTACGTCACCCACGACCAGGAGGAGGCGATGACGATGGGCGACCGCATCGTCATCCTCAAAGACGGCGAGCTCCAGCAGGTCGGCGCGCCGAAGGACGTCTACCAGACCCCCGCCAACAAGTTCGTCGGCGGGTTCGTCGGGTCGCCGTCGATGAACTTCATCGACGTACTCGCCGGCGTCTCCGGGAACACGGTTCGTCTCGAAGACGACTCGGGACGGTTCGACTACCGTCTCGACGCCGCCGACTACCCGAGCGTCTCCGACGGTGACCGACTCTCGTTCGGTATCCGTCCCGAGGACGTGTTCGTCACCGACGCCCCCGACGGCATCGAGGCGACCGTCGAGGTCATCGAACCCATCGGGAGCGACAACTACCTCTACTTGGACCTCGCGCCCGACTTCATCGCCCGCGTCGACTCCAGCGTCGAACCCGAACCCGACGACTCGGTCGCCATCACGTTCGACGAGAGCGACGCCCACCTCTTCGACGGCACCAGCGGTGAGTCGTTGGCGTACCGACGGCAGACCGAGACGGTCACGACCCCGTCGGCGTAA
- a CDS encoding extracellular solute-binding protein — MTMDRRTVLKNLGVASGIGALAGCVGVQEQGETDSSGGDGNSGGDGGGNQSGSDGTESSGPAGTAKAWYALSDTELPTREQNIEKFNEQSQHTIEGADISDMRKKTTSAIPAGQGPKTFEWAHDLAGDYLDRGFIVDRSNSLNVSLDEFTGTAAEAAQFDGNVVGLPHTAETVALIYNTDIVDEAPETVADMQSVMDEFHDPANNQYGMGMPFADPYFLSAWAHAFGGYYFDFEKDEQLGVDKDETVRGVRFAVDNFVPYMPNDPAYEPQASAFAEGNAAFAINGPWYLNTLNEKGINYEVVKLPKPEGGEPRPYTGITLWYFSKGMEEDDAGTAAAQEFIEWYVTNEDIQRQAAEETGSIPVLKSVAESGDLSENVQGFSDSVAQGYPMPAHPKMNQVWDPVKAALTKGFNGKDVEQAMNAAAQEIRNNWE, encoded by the coding sequence ATGACAATGGACCGCAGAACCGTGCTAAAGAACCTCGGCGTCGCCTCCGGTATCGGCGCGCTCGCGGGTTGTGTCGGTGTACAAGAGCAGGGCGAGACGGACTCCTCTGGCGGCGACGGCAACTCCGGCGGAGACGGGGGCGGTAACCAGAGCGGCTCCGACGGCACGGAGTCGTCCGGCCCGGCCGGGACTGCGAAGGCGTGGTACGCGCTCTCCGATACGGAGCTTCCGACCCGTGAGCAGAACATCGAGAAGTTCAACGAGCAGTCTCAGCACACCATCGAGGGTGCGGACATCTCGGACATGCGCAAGAAGACGACCAGCGCCATCCCGGCCGGTCAGGGTCCGAAGACGTTCGAGTGGGCGCACGACCTGGCGGGCGACTACCTCGACCGCGGGTTCATCGTCGACCGCAGCAACTCGCTGAACGTCAGCCTCGACGAGTTCACGGGGACGGCCGCAGAAGCGGCGCAGTTCGACGGCAACGTCGTCGGTCTCCCGCACACCGCCGAGACGGTCGCGCTCATCTACAACACCGACATCGTCGACGAAGCCCCGGAGACGGTCGCCGACATGCAGTCGGTGATGGACGAGTTCCACGACCCGGCGAACAACCAGTACGGCATGGGGATGCCCTTCGCGGACCCGTACTTCCTGAGCGCGTGGGCGCACGCCTTCGGCGGGTACTACTTCGACTTCGAGAAGGACGAGCAGCTCGGCGTCGACAAGGACGAGACCGTCCGGGGCGTCCGGTTCGCCGTCGACAACTTCGTTCCGTACATGCCGAACGACCCGGCGTACGAACCGCAGGCGTCGGCGTTCGCGGAGGGGAACGCCGCCTTCGCCATCAACGGCCCGTGGTACCTCAACACGCTCAACGAGAAGGGCATCAACTACGAAGTCGTCAAACTCCCGAAACCGGAGGGCGGAGAGCCGCGTCCGTACACCGGTATCACCCTCTGGTACTTCTCGAAGGGTATGGAGGAGGACGACGCCGGCACCGCCGCCGCCCAGGAGTTCATCGAGTGGTACGTCACCAACGAGGACATCCAGCGACAGGCCGCCGAGGAGACCGGGAGCATTCCCGTCCTGAAGAGCGTCGCCGAAAGCGGTGACCTCTCGGAGAACGTCCAAGGGTTCTCCGATTCGGTCGCCCAGGGCTACCCGATGCCGGCGCACCCGAAGATGAACCAGGTGTGGGACCCGGTGAAAGCGGCGCTCACGAAGGGTTTCAACGGCAAGGACGTCGAACAGGCGATGAACGCGGCCGCACAGGAAATCCGTAACAACTGGGAGTAA